From a single Gracilimonas sp. genomic region:
- a CDS encoding LysR substrate-binding domain-containing protein has protein sequence MTLTQLSYIVAVDKHRHFATAAQKIYITQPTLSMQIQKLEDELGVLIFDRSKTPVVPTAMGEEIIEQAKLILSGAKHIEDMVAVQGDNLRGTFRVGIIPTIAPYLVPLFLKSFVDTYPEVELIFEEALTAEVLKGLNEDYFDVGIIATPTDKHMYEKDLFLEPFLGYVSADHELAKKDKLCIDDLYKEDLWLLNEGHCFRDQTIKICKQNNEKLNKAPIIFESGNLETLKRLVEQNFGITLMPYLAMNDYDTRCANGVVKQFEDPIPSRKIRLVYSREFLKKNLIEAFADIIKSSIPEELESQDEAMVIE, from the coding sequence ATGACATTAACCCAGCTTTCTTACATCGTTGCTGTTGATAAACACCGGCATTTTGCCACAGCAGCCCAAAAAATATACATCACCCAGCCTACCCTTAGTATGCAGATTCAGAAGCTGGAGGATGAACTTGGTGTACTTATATTTGATCGTTCAAAGACGCCGGTTGTTCCCACTGCCATGGGTGAAGAAATCATCGAGCAGGCCAAGCTTATTCTGAGCGGAGCCAAGCATATCGAAGATATGGTGGCCGTTCAGGGAGACAATCTCCGGGGCACCTTTCGTGTGGGGATCATCCCAACCATTGCCCCTTATTTAGTTCCTCTTTTCCTGAAATCTTTTGTAGACACCTATCCGGAGGTTGAACTCATTTTTGAAGAAGCCCTAACCGCAGAAGTGCTGAAAGGACTGAACGAAGACTATTTTGATGTCGGCATCATAGCTACACCCACCGACAAGCACATGTATGAAAAAGACCTGTTCCTGGAACCTTTCCTGGGATATGTAAGTGCCGATCATGAACTGGCCAAAAAAGACAAGCTTTGCATCGACGATCTCTACAAAGAAGATCTTTGGCTGCTGAATGAAGGCCACTGCTTCCGCGACCAAACCATCAAGATCTGCAAGCAGAATAACGAGAAGCTCAATAAAGCGCCGATCATTTTTGAAAGCGGCAACCTGGAAACGCTCAAGCGCCTGGTGGAACAGAACTTTGGTATCACCCTGATGCCCTACCTCGCGATGAATGATTACGACACCCGCTGTGCCAATGGGGTTGTAAAACAGTTTGAGGACCCGATTCCATCCCGTAAAATCCGGCTTGTGTACAGCCGCGAGTTTTTGAAGAAAAACCTGATTGAAGCCTTTGCCGATATCATAAAAAGCTCCATACCTGAAGAGCTGGAATCACAAGACGAGGCCATGGTCATCGAGTAA
- a CDS encoding acylphosphatase has product MKKHIFISGRVQGVGFRHFTKTNARSLGVKGWVKNLQDGRVEAVLQGDEKLVNQLIEKCKKGPRSAYVQNLDVKEENSGESYTTFDVRF; this is encoded by the coding sequence GTGAAGAAACATATTTTCATATCTGGACGTGTTCAGGGTGTGGGATTCCGGCATTTCACAAAAACGAACGCACGGTCGCTCGGGGTTAAGGGCTGGGTCAAGAATCTGCAGGATGGCAGGGTTGAAGCTGTTTTGCAGGGAGATGAAAAACTGGTGAATCAGCTCATTGAAAAATGTAAGAAAGGACCACGCTCAGCCTATGTTCAAAACCTGGACGTGAAAGAGGAGAATAGCGGCGAATCATACACTACTTTCGATGTCAGGTTTTGA
- a CDS encoding TerC family protein, translated as MEHSLTLWIVFNIFIVAMLIIDLMVFNRNEHEISIKESLVWTGVWIFLACVFGVGIYFYMDPASSLDYFTGYLIEKSLSVDNIFVFILVFSYFGVPPKYQHKVLFWGIFGALVLRFLFIFLGVALIERFEWIVYIFGAFLVYTGLKMAFETEKEVHPERNPLLKLTRKFIPVTNKFDGPHFLTRVNGKLMATPLFVVLIVIETTDVVFAIDSIPAILAITTDEFLVYSSNAFAILGLRALYFALNGVMKLFHYLHYGLAAILSFVGIKMLIADFYHVPTPWALGFVGFALTASIVASMLFPKEDAEIPQAPEEE; from the coding sequence ATGGAACACAGCCTCACGCTCTGGATTGTTTTCAACATTTTTATTGTAGCCATGCTGATTATAGACCTGATGGTCTTTAATCGCAATGAACATGAAATCAGCATCAAGGAATCATTGGTATGGACAGGGGTCTGGATTTTCCTTGCCTGTGTATTTGGTGTCGGGATTTACTTCTATATGGACCCGGCCAGCTCTCTCGATTACTTCACCGGCTACCTGATTGAGAAATCCCTCAGCGTAGATAACATCTTCGTGTTTATCCTTGTGTTCTCCTATTTCGGCGTTCCGCCTAAGTACCAGCATAAAGTGCTTTTCTGGGGGATTTTCGGAGCACTCGTTCTTCGGTTCCTGTTCATCTTTTTAGGAGTGGCTCTCATCGAACGCTTTGAATGGATCGTCTACATCTTCGGAGCATTCCTGGTTTATACCGGATTGAAAATGGCTTTTGAGACGGAAAAGGAAGTCCACCCCGAGCGTAACCCGCTGCTCAAACTGACACGAAAATTTATCCCCGTCACTAACAAATTTGACGGACCGCATTTCCTCACCCGCGTCAATGGAAAGCTGATGGCTACCCCGCTTTTTGTGGTACTTATTGTGATTGAAACAACCGATGTGGTATTTGCCATCGACTCCATTCCCGCCATCCTCGCCATCACCACCGATGAGTTCCTGGTATACAGCTCCAACGCCTTCGCCATTTTAGGATTGCGCGCCCTGTACTTTGCGCTAAACGGGGTGATGAAACTGTTCCACTACCTGCACTACGGCTTGGCGGCGATCCTTTCTTTTGTGGGAATCAAAATGCTGATTGCTGATTTTTATCACGTTCCCACTCCCTGGGCACTTGGCTTTGTAGGATTTGCCTTGACTGCTTCTATTGTCGCTTCCATGCTATTTCCCAAAGAAGATGCTGAAATACCACAGGCCCCGGAAGAAGAGTAG